A window of the Desulfobacula toluolica Tol2 genome harbors these coding sequences:
- a CDS encoding ferredoxin reductase family protein translates to MEWFVPQDRRMILHMLSAVGLLMIVVVHTSFGNDKYASEIQAAAGGTAETVFLWATIFSGLFFSNYFIRFIPVLIPYRDKISAVIKLTHERCLLFHYAMPAGMVILVFHILLIPGQGLTRFKTCMVTIACSALSFFLYHKMILPRIMQKHPWTVAKVIQESNSVVSLHFDPPNGRKFNHHAGQFCYLRLLNSELSDQSHPFTISSRPEDERICVTVKQLGDFTTRLNKVTAKDLVCIDGAYGKFTYTRVPSHHCLVFIAGGIGITPMLSMLKNLSIKDPKRKVILIWGARRETDLIRLNEIRKLSHQMDNFIFEPVLSRAPQWKGAKGHIDKTILLNVLNDHRCNMELPNPFSEYDFFICGPPQMANAVLQILKENKISNHRLHIERFAF, encoded by the coding sequence ATGGAATGGTTTGTTCCCCAAGACAGGCGAATGATTCTACATATGTTGTCAGCTGTGGGGCTTTTAATGATCGTCGTTGTCCACACGAGCTTTGGAAATGATAAATATGCCAGTGAAATACAGGCTGCAGCAGGCGGTACTGCCGAAACTGTATTTTTGTGGGCAACCATATTCAGCGGTCTGTTTTTCAGTAATTATTTTATCCGTTTTATACCGGTCCTCATACCGTACAGAGATAAAATTTCAGCAGTTATTAAACTCACCCACGAGCGTTGCCTGTTATTTCATTACGCCATGCCGGCTGGTATGGTCATATTGGTCTTTCATATCCTCTTGATTCCCGGGCAGGGGTTGACCCGATTTAAAACTTGCATGGTGACAATTGCCTGCAGTGCATTGTCATTTTTCCTGTACCATAAAATGATTTTACCCAGAATAATGCAAAAACATCCCTGGACTGTGGCCAAAGTAATACAGGAATCAAATTCTGTTGTGTCATTGCATTTTGACCCACCTAACGGTAGAAAATTTAATCACCATGCCGGACAGTTTTGTTATCTCCGCCTTTTGAATAGCGAGCTGTCTGACCAATCCCATCCATTTACCATTTCATCCAGGCCTGAGGACGAACGGATCTGCGTAACCGTCAAGCAGTTAGGAGATTTTACAACCAGGTTAAATAAAGTCACTGCCAAAGATCTTGTCTGCATTGATGGTGCATATGGAAAATTTACATATACCCGGGTGCCTTCCCATCACTGCCTTGTCTTTATTGCGGGTGGCATCGGCATCACCCCCATGCTCTCTATGCTGAAGAATCTTTCGATTAAAGATCCCAAACGCAAAGTAATACTGATATGGGGTGCCAGACGTGAAACAGATCTGATTCGTCTTAACGAAATCCGAAAATTATCTCATCAGATGGATAATTTTATTTTTGAACCGGTTCTCTCACGTGCACCGCAGTGGAAGGGAGCAAAAGGTCATATCGACAAAACAATTCTGTTAAACGTACTGAATGACCATAGGTGTAATATGGAACTTCCCAATCCTTTTTCTGAATATGATTTTTTTATTTGCGGCCCTCCACAAATGGCAAATGCTGTATTACAAATATTAAAAGAGAATAAAATCTCTAATCATCGGCTTCATATTGAACGGTTTGCATTCTGA
- a CDS encoding hydroxymethylglutaryl-CoA lyase, whose translation MIKIVEVGPRDGLQNENATIPTETKIAFVDALSESGVSEIEVSAFVSPNMVPQLKDAATVFQNIRRKKGVVYSALVPNEKGMENSVAAGVDKISVFTAASETFNMKNINATVADSLRRFKPVLKQAKTLRMPVRGYISTAFWCAFEGKIAPATVVELAKQMIEMGIDELSISDTIGKATPDEVGSLMDAILPCVPVERLAVHFHDTYGRGIANVLKSVSYGIQVVDASVGGLGGCPFAPGATGNVATEAVVKALTGAGEEVTVNIEKLIHAYGIIASYLPTKQHRRPAPDSLACATCPFFDGNKCCGKYG comes from the coding sequence ATGATAAAAATTGTTGAGGTTGGCCCCAGGGATGGCCTGCAGAATGAAAATGCAACGATACCCACAGAGACCAAGATCGCCTTTGTGGATGCTTTGTCTGAATCAGGTGTGAGCGAAATTGAAGTCAGTGCATTTGTCTCCCCGAACATGGTGCCCCAGCTTAAGGATGCAGCAACCGTATTCCAAAACATAAGACGAAAAAAAGGTGTTGTTTATTCAGCCCTTGTGCCCAATGAAAAAGGAATGGAGAACTCTGTAGCAGCAGGCGTGGATAAAATATCAGTTTTCACAGCGGCCAGTGAAACGTTCAACATGAAAAATATTAATGCAACTGTGGCCGATTCCCTTAGGCGTTTTAAGCCTGTGCTTAAGCAGGCAAAGACGCTCCGTATGCCTGTACGGGGCTATATATCAACTGCTTTTTGGTGTGCGTTTGAGGGTAAAATTGCCCCCGCTACTGTTGTCGAGCTGGCAAAACAGATGATCGAAATGGGAATAGACGAATTGTCTATTTCAGATACCATCGGCAAAGCAACCCCGGACGAAGTGGGATCACTTATGGATGCGATTTTGCCCTGTGTACCGGTGGAACGCCTTGCTGTTCATTTCCACGACACCTATGGAAGAGGGATTGCCAATGTTCTTAAATCGGTCTCCTACGGCATACAGGTAGTCGATGCAAGTGTGGGGGGACTTGGCGGGTGCCCCTTTGCACCCGGTGCTACTGGCAATGTGGCAACTGAAGCTGTTGTGAAAGCCTTGACCGGTGCAGGTGAAGAAGTAACCGTAAACATTGAAAAACTTATTCACGCCTATGGAATCATAGCGTCTTATCTGCCAACAAAACAGCATCGTCGACCGGCGCCTGATTCTCTGGCATGCGCCACCTGTCCATTTTTTGATGGTAACAAGTGTTGTGGTAAATACGGTTGA
- a CDS encoding IS3 family transposase produces the protein MTADERTAWCRKNGIFIHNLDQWKKDAISAIIPKANKEQIEEHKNLKKEIAALKKDLSRKDKALAETAALLVLKKKAQEIWGGVRGRLISQEDKKTVLKLISEACKSGARKSKAAQLLGLTIRTLQRWNKNGLLDSRKGSRAAPGNKLPDDEKTRIANVLESPEFAESNPNQIVPRLADQGIYLGSESTMYRILRDLKMNKHRQSSLPAKRHSPDPLISNAPNQSWSWDITYLPSTVRGRFFYLYMVMDLYSRKAVACQVYEYESGDLAAELITDACNQEKISEEQVTLHSDNGSPMKSATMLVKLQDLGVIPSFSRPSISNDNPYSESLFRTLKYRPEYPDKPFENLFDAREWANRFIHWYNKEHLHSGINYVTPEDRHNGRDIQILKNRHHVYQKAKTKHPERWSKKTRNWKPVTEVVLKRFKKVKQSTDTAKRAA, from the coding sequence ATGACTGCTGACGAACGCACTGCCTGGTGCCGCAAAAATGGTATTTTTATCCATAATCTGGACCAGTGGAAAAAAGATGCCATATCAGCAATAATTCCGAAGGCGAATAAAGAACAAATTGAAGAACACAAAAATCTTAAAAAAGAAATCGCTGCTCTAAAAAAAGACCTGTCCCGTAAAGATAAAGCGCTGGCAGAAACAGCAGCCTTGCTGGTTCTTAAAAAAAAAGCCCAGGAAATCTGGGGGGGAGTCAGAGGACGATTGATCAGTCAAGAAGACAAAAAAACTGTGCTGAAATTGATTTCAGAGGCCTGTAAATCCGGGGCACGAAAAAGCAAGGCAGCCCAATTATTGGGACTGACCATTCGAACCCTTCAGCGGTGGAACAAAAATGGCCTATTGGACAGCCGAAAAGGCTCCCGAGCCGCCCCTGGCAATAAATTGCCTGATGATGAAAAGACCCGGATAGCCAATGTATTAGAGTCGCCTGAATTTGCTGAGTCCAATCCAAATCAGATCGTACCAAGACTTGCTGACCAGGGAATTTATCTGGGTTCTGAATCAACCATGTACAGAATTCTTAGGGACTTAAAAATGAATAAACACCGTCAATCCAGTCTTCCCGCAAAAAGGCACAGTCCTGATCCATTGATTTCAAATGCCCCGAACCAGTCGTGGAGCTGGGACATAACGTATTTGCCGTCAACAGTAAGGGGCAGGTTCTTTTACCTATATATGGTGATGGATTTATACAGCCGAAAAGCCGTGGCATGTCAAGTTTATGAATATGAATCCGGTGATTTGGCAGCTGAACTTATAACGGATGCCTGCAATCAAGAAAAAATTTCAGAAGAACAAGTCACCTTGCATTCTGATAATGGATCTCCCATGAAATCTGCCACCATGCTGGTAAAGCTTCAGGATTTGGGAGTTATTCCCTCATTCAGCAGACCCAGTATCAGCAATGATAATCCATACTCAGAGTCATTGTTCAGGACATTAAAATATCGACCGGAATATCCGGACAAACCATTTGAAAATCTATTTGATGCCAGAGAATGGGCAAATCGTTTTATTCATTGGTATAATAAGGAGCATCTGCATAGCGGCATTAATTATGTCACTCCGGAAGATCGACACAACGGCAGGGATATACAAATCCTTAAAAATCGTCATCATGTGTATCAGAAGGCTAAAACGAAACATCCTGAAAGATGGTCAAAAAAAACAAGGAACTGGAAACCCGTTACAGAGGTTGTTTTAAAAAGATTTAAGAAGGTAAAACAATCCACTGATACGGCAAAGAGGGCTGCATAG
- a CDS encoding group II intron reverse transcriptase/maturase, with translation MFVVDQDPSFSNSSFGFRPGKSQHKAIFRARHHLASGYGYTVDMDLSKFFDRVNHDRLMSRLATRIKDKRVLKLIRKYLTAGTMINGLVVFSTEGTPQGGPLSPLLSNIVLDELDKELERRGLRFVRYADDFVIYLKSKKAAQRVMESIKRFITLKLKLKVNEEKSSVGNAWRSKFLGFSFFKMDGQPKIRIHKKAISRFKERVRELTHRSSGKSLSQVIYNLNLYLKGWWNYYGLTQGRAKFRSLNGWILRRLRCLLWTQWKNPRTRVRNLLKLGISRKNAFLCGNARKKMWRMSRIKWVIIAMPNKYFLDRGFIPSWELTCLISRTALVRDPYAGWCGRAPQ, from the coding sequence ATATTTGTCGTTGATCAGGACCCTTCCTTTTCTAATTCAAGTTTTGGATTCAGGCCTGGAAAGTCCCAGCATAAAGCAATCTTCAGGGCCAGGCATCATCTGGCTTCAGGGTATGGATATACCGTTGACATGGATCTGTCAAAGTTCTTTGACAGGGTGAACCACGACCGTTTGATGAGCAGACTGGCTACCAGGATCAAGGATAAACGGGTTCTAAAGTTAATCCGTAAATACCTGACAGCCGGAACAATGATCAACGGCCTGGTGGTGTTTTCCACCGAGGGCACTCCCCAGGGTGGCCCACTTTCTCCGCTGCTTTCCAACATCGTTCTTGATGAACTGGATAAGGAGCTGGAGAGAAGAGGGCTGCGGTTTGTCAGGTATGCAGATGATTTTGTCATATACCTTAAAAGCAAGAAAGCCGCACAGCGGGTTATGGAAAGTATTAAACGGTTCATAACTTTAAAATTAAAGCTCAAGGTGAACGAGGAGAAAAGCTCAGTTGGAAATGCTTGGCGGAGCAAATTTTTAGGGTTCTCCTTTTTCAAAATGGATGGTCAGCCCAAAATCCGGATTCACAAGAAAGCGATTAGCCGTTTCAAAGAAAGAGTCCGGGAGTTGACACACCGTAGCAGCGGCAAAAGCCTGTCACAGGTAATCTACAATCTGAACTTGTACCTGAAAGGATGGTGGAACTATTACGGTCTTACTCAAGGCCGGGCTAAATTCAGATCCTTGAACGGGTGGATACTCAGACGATTGAGATGCCTTCTCTGGACACAGTGGAAGAATCCCAGAACGAGAGTCCGCAACCTGCTTAAACTCGGGATATCCCGTAAAAATGCTTTCTTATGCGGAAATGCCCGAAAGAAGATGTGGCGTATGAGCAGGATAAAGTGGGTGATCATTGCTATGCCGAATAAATATTTCCTTGATCGGGGGTTTATTCCTTCCTGGGAACTGACCTGCCTGATCAGCCGAACCGCCTTGGTACGTGATCCGTATGCCGGGTGGTGTGGGAGGGCTCCTCAGTGA
- the istB gene encoding IS21-like element helper ATPase IstB translates to MMSDHDQIMNHLKSLHMPTMRRSYEEMADQARAESWGYEQYLLQLLNLECEVRWQNRIARNLRASKLPPSKTFENFDKKRLPIKVANHLNVLIDGSFLSRSENILAFGNPGSGKTHLLCAIGHELIAKGKQVLFISCSQLVQELLIAKRELELTKKLKSLSRFDAVIIDDIGYVQQSREEMEVLFTFLADRYEQGSLMITSNLPFSKWEQIFKDPMTTAAAIDRLVHHSIIFELNVESYRMEQAKKEAR, encoded by the coding sequence ATGATGAGTGATCATGACCAGATCATGAACCATCTCAAGAGTCTCCACATGCCGACCATGCGCCGCAGCTATGAAGAAATGGCAGATCAGGCCCGGGCGGAGTCATGGGGGTATGAACAGTATCTTTTACAGCTGCTGAATCTTGAATGTGAAGTGCGGTGGCAAAACCGGATAGCACGGAACCTGAGGGCATCCAAGCTGCCACCGTCAAAGACCTTTGAAAATTTTGATAAAAAACGCCTTCCCATAAAGGTCGCTAATCATTTGAATGTACTGATCGACGGCTCTTTTTTAAGCCGATCTGAAAATATTTTGGCCTTTGGGAATCCGGGAAGCGGGAAAACCCATCTGTTGTGTGCCATTGGCCATGAATTGATTGCAAAAGGAAAGCAGGTCCTTTTCATCTCATGCAGCCAGCTTGTTCAGGAGCTGCTGATCGCCAAAAGGGAGCTTGAGTTGACAAAAAAGCTCAAAAGCCTCTCCAGGTTTGATGCCGTGATTATCGATGATATCGGATATGTCCAGCAGAGCCGGGAAGAGATGGAGGTGCTGTTCACCTTCCTGGCAGACCGGTATGAGCAAGGCAGTCTGATGATCACCAGCAATCTTCCCTTTTCCAAGTGGGAACAGATTTTTAAAGATCCGATGACGACGGCTGCGGCTATCGACAGGCTTGTTCATCACAGCATTATCTTTGAATTGAATGTTGAGAGCTATCGCATGGAGCAGGCCAAAAAGGAGGCAAGATAA
- the istA gene encoding IS21 family transposase produces the protein MQTEKNFGIAAMKAGMDEKTARKYRKMGKLPSELKQEHNWRTRKDPFEDVWDGIKGMLSINPGLEAKTIFEDLQRNQPSRFADGQLRTLQRRIKHWRATEGPGKEIFFAQIHKPGELCQSDFTHMDELGITISGVPFDHMIYHFVLTYSNWETGTICFSESFESLSQGLQNALWELGGVPYHHRTDRLAAAVNKETHPEEFTRRYQDLVDHYGLTPSKTNPSSPNENGDVEQRNYRFKKAVEQALLLRGHRDFKDREEYESFLSRLFGQLNAGRKGRLAEEVELLHRLPKRRIDSCKKLDLKVGPSSTIRVNHNVYSVNSRLIGEKIQVRLYMECLEIWYGQKKIDTLPRLRGEGKHKINYRHIIDSLVKKPRAFENYRYRDAMFPTSRFRIAYDYLKERYTVQSAASRYLKILYLAAKDSEVAVDSALTVLINESHEISKDAVQRLMESNAPVAGPDDIHIPAVDLTLYDKLLKEVAA, from the coding sequence ATTCAAACTGAAAAAAATTTCGGGATAGCAGCAATGAAAGCAGGTATGGATGAAAAAACGGCTCGAAAGTACCGTAAAATGGGCAAATTGCCAAGCGAACTTAAACAGGAGCATAACTGGAGAACACGTAAGGACCCGTTTGAAGACGTATGGGATGGTATCAAAGGAATGTTATCAATAAATCCGGGGTTGGAAGCCAAAACCATTTTTGAGGATCTTCAAAGAAACCAGCCAAGCCGATTTGCCGATGGGCAGTTGAGGACCTTGCAACGGAGGATAAAACATTGGAGGGCAACAGAAGGACCGGGTAAAGAAATTTTCTTCGCTCAAATTCATAAGCCGGGCGAATTATGCCAGTCTGACTTCACCCATATGGATGAGCTGGGCATCACCATATCCGGCGTTCCTTTTGATCACATGATTTATCATTTTGTTTTAACCTATTCCAACTGGGAAACCGGTACCATATGTTTCTCCGAGAGTTTTGAAAGCCTGAGCCAGGGCCTGCAAAATGCTTTATGGGAATTGGGCGGTGTACCGTATCATCACCGCACAGATCGCTTGGCTGCCGCTGTCAACAAGGAGACCCACCCGGAAGAGTTCACCCGCAGATATCAGGATCTTGTCGACCATTACGGTCTGACTCCTTCTAAAACGAACCCGTCCAGCCCCAATGAAAATGGTGATGTGGAGCAGCGCAATTACCGGTTCAAAAAAGCCGTTGAACAAGCCCTGTTATTGAGAGGTCACCGGGATTTTAAAGACCGGGAAGAGTATGAGAGTTTTCTGTCCAGGTTGTTTGGGCAACTGAATGCCGGCCGAAAAGGCCGCCTTGCAGAAGAAGTGGAACTCCTGCATCGGCTCCCCAAACGCCGGATCGACTCATGTAAAAAACTGGATTTAAAAGTCGGTCCCAGCAGTACCATACGAGTCAATCACAATGTCTACTCAGTGAACAGCAGGCTCATAGGAGAAAAAATACAGGTTCGTCTTTACATGGAATGTCTGGAAATCTGGTACGGACAGAAAAAGATCGACACCTTGCCACGGTTACGGGGTGAGGGGAAGCACAAAATCAATTACCGGCATATCATTGACAGCCTGGTCAAAAAGCCGAGGGCGTTTGAAAACTACCGCTATCGTGATGCCATGTTTCCCACCAGCCGTTTCCGGATTGCCTATGACTATTTAAAAGAACGCTATACTGTTCAAAGCGCTGCCTCAAGATATTTGAAGATTCTATACCTTGCCGCAAAAGACAGTGAAGTGGCTGTAGACAGTGCTTTGACGGTTTTAATAAACGAAAGCCATGAAATCAGCAAAGATGCTGTTCAGCGCCTTATGGAATCCAATGCCCCTGTTGCCGGACCAGATGATATCCATATTCCGGCAGTTGATTTAACCCTTTATGACAAACTTCTCAAGGAGGTGGCAGCATGA
- a CDS encoding reverse transcriptase family protein, which yields MVIMQQPPEITVAYLFTEHLAKSPRLMEMILERGNMFKALARVRGNKGAPGIDKMTLEQLPGYLKRHWPKIREDLLNGRYKPSPVRRKEIPKPGGGVRLLGIPTVLDRLIQQAIGQVLQEIWDPDQRHI from the coding sequence ATGGTTATAATGCAGCAGCCGCCTGAAATAACTGTAGCGTATCTGTTTACCGAACATCTGGCAAAAAGTCCCAGGCTCATGGAAATGATCCTTGAGAGGGGAAATATGTTTAAAGCATTAGCACGGGTCCGTGGTAACAAAGGGGCACCCGGTATCGACAAGATGACTCTTGAGCAACTGCCGGGATACCTTAAACGCCACTGGCCTAAAATCAGGGAAGATCTGTTAAACGGCAGGTACAAGCCATCCCCGGTCAGGAGGAAAGAAATTCCAAAACCAGGGGGAGGCGTAAGACTGCTTGGTATTCCCACTGTTCTGGATCGTCTGATCCAACAGGCAATAGGTCAGGTTCTGCAAGAGATATGGGACCCTGATCAACGTCATATATAA
- a CDS encoding TA system antitoxin ParD family protein, whose product MATAVRITDDLVRDAKIYSQIDKRSLTGQIEHWARIGKCSEENPDLTYSLVKDILVGLAELEQGELSEYKFG is encoded by the coding sequence ATGGCAACCGCAGTAAGAATAACCGACGATTTAGTCCGAGACGCTAAGATATATAGTCAAATTGATAAACGCTCTTTAACTGGCCAAATTGAACATTGGGCACGAATTGGTAAATGTTCTGAAGAAAATCCTGATTTAACATATAGCCTGGTAAAGGATATCCTTGTTGGTCTTGCAGAACTGGAACAAGGTGAATTATCAGAGTATAAATTTGGATAA
- a CDS encoding type II toxin-antitoxin system RelE/ParE family toxin yields the protein MKILQSRSFERKVKKFSKKDKVILDEQIQIIVEKPSIGEENKGDLRGVHVHKFKIKTILYLLSYRFMGDNLELIMIGPHQNYYRDLKNYLNKS from the coding sequence ATGAAAATCTTACAGTCCCGTTCATTTGAGCGAAAAGTAAAAAAATTCAGCAAAAAAGATAAAGTAATCCTTGACGAACAAATTCAAATAATTGTCGAAAAACCTTCTATTGGTGAAGAAAACAAAGGCGATCTTCGCGGAGTACACGTTCATAAATTTAAAATAAAAACTATCCTATATTTGCTTTCATATCGTTTTATGGGCGATAATTTAGAATTAATAATGATTGGCCCACATCAAAATTACTATAGAGATTTAAAAAACTACCTAAACAAAAGCTAA
- a CDS encoding sigma-54 interaction domain-containing protein, whose translation MTINDKEFFHKASKLICGNLDAKNMLTDIRKYLENFMPAQTLDLNTYEPENRILSNIASASFYSETPSYYPVKLSKEAALFVEKGHYGPVVSMINRSEMQPVAKQFELKAKQSPLCFLLLHLKVAGKRLGELVISARGQDLFSKEHAHLLELLHDPFAIAIANILKHQEVLRLQKKLSDDYRYLASELRQISGTEIIGEEYGLKPIMEMVRQVAPLNSHVLLLGETGVGKEVIANAIHYSSLRHSGPFIKVNCGALPENLVDSELFGHEKGAYTGAGTARRGRFERAHGGTIFLDEIGDLPLSAQTRLLRVMQDKTIERVGGRDPIKVDIRIISATHRDLQQMVLEKSFREDLWFRLNVFPITIPPLRHRKADIPDLVKHFVQKKCQEIRIPVHPTISSIQIKKLIEHDWPGNVRELENSVERALIHALAGTPNGGLIFDGIGRPHRQSHPLCPSLEQDVLTLDEVMWNHIENVLLLCNNRINGPNGAACRLGVNPSTLRHRMRKLGITFGKRKEVTGN comes from the coding sequence GTGACCATTAATGACAAGGAGTTCTTCCACAAAGCGTCCAAACTAATCTGCGGTAACTTGGACGCAAAAAACATGCTGACAGACATCCGCAAGTATCTTGAAAATTTCATGCCCGCTCAAACCCTGGATTTAAATACATACGAGCCGGAAAACCGGATACTTAGCAATATCGCTTCTGCAAGTTTCTATTCTGAAACGCCATCGTATTATCCAGTCAAGTTGTCCAAAGAAGCCGCACTATTCGTTGAAAAAGGTCATTATGGCCCGGTGGTTAGCATGATTAACCGATCAGAAATGCAGCCAGTGGCAAAACAGTTTGAATTGAAAGCAAAACAATCCCCCCTTTGCTTTTTGCTACTACACCTGAAAGTAGCCGGTAAAAGGCTTGGTGAACTTGTGATTTCAGCGCGGGGACAAGACTTGTTTAGCAAAGAACACGCTCATTTGCTGGAACTCCTACACGATCCTTTTGCCATTGCCATTGCAAACATCTTAAAGCACCAGGAAGTCCTGCGCCTGCAAAAGAAGCTATCCGATGACTACCGCTATCTGGCCAGCGAGTTGCGCCAGATTTCAGGGACAGAAATTATTGGTGAAGAGTATGGACTAAAACCCATCATGGAAATGGTTCGACAAGTGGCCCCATTGAATAGCCATGTGTTGCTCTTGGGGGAAACCGGCGTGGGAAAAGAGGTTATTGCCAACGCAATTCACTATTCTTCGCTACGGCACAGCGGTCCATTTATAAAGGTCAATTGTGGAGCATTACCCGAGAACCTGGTTGACAGTGAACTCTTCGGTCATGAAAAGGGGGCTTACACTGGTGCCGGAACAGCCCGTCGAGGCCGATTTGAGAGGGCTCATGGTGGCACGATTTTTCTCGATGAAATTGGTGATCTTCCCCTTTCTGCACAAACACGGCTTTTACGCGTAATGCAGGACAAAACCATCGAACGGGTGGGAGGCAGGGACCCAATCAAGGTGGATATTCGCATCATCTCCGCCACACACAGGGACCTGCAACAGATGGTCCTTGAAAAATCCTTTAGAGAAGATTTGTGGTTCCGGCTCAACGTGTTTCCAATAACGATCCCGCCGTTGCGACATCGAAAAGCTGATATCCCTGATCTGGTTAAGCACTTCGTCCAAAAGAAATGCCAAGAGATTAGAATTCCAGTCCATCCGACGATCTCGTCGATTCAAATAAAAAAGCTAATAGAACATGATTGGCCCGGGAATGTTAGGGAGTTGGAAAATTCAGTTGAGAGGGCTCTTATACACGCCTTAGCCGGCACTCCTAATGGAGGACTAATTTTTGATGGTATAGGCAGGCCGCATCGGCAATCCCATCCTCTATGCCCCAGTCTCGAACAAGACGTGTTAACCCTGGATGAGGTGATGTGGAATCATATCGAAAATGTTCTCTTGTTGTGTAACAACAGAATCAATGGCCCAAATGGAGCTGCCTGCCGTTTGGGTGTAAACCCCAGTACACTCAGGCACCGCATGCGTAAACTTGGCATCACGTTTGGAAAAAGAAAAGAAGTAACTGGAAATTAG
- a CDS encoding helix-turn-helix domain-containing protein: MKYCGQAADLGRCICLKSLKLTQKEISEFSDVGRKFIIELEKGKATAQLGKVFELLNSLGLECHLIKRGDR; encoded by the coding sequence GTGAAATACTGCGGACAAGCCGCAGATTTAGGTCGTTGTATTTGCCTTAAAAGTCTCAAGCTGACTCAAAAGGAGATCTCAGAGTTTAGTGATGTTGGTAGAAAGTTTATTATAGAGCTTGAAAAAGGTAAAGCAACTGCTCAACTTGGAAAAGTATTTGAATTATTAAACAGTCTTGGCCTTGAATGCCATCTCATTAAACGTGGAGATCGCTGA
- a CDS encoding HipA N-terminal domain-containing protein, with protein MNVFFEQTRVGSLSINDRRQFPFQYSKKWLTSPDAFQISISLPMQEEIFPHNKVKSFFSNLLPEAAVRILIAKQLGIFDKNDFMLLKRIGGECAGAQEKLALFYRESVCIKSLINKVFSSDQKKMFQKGQKKGIKIEERTITIIFSGSPIFM; from the coding sequence TTGAATGTTTTTTTTGAACAAACCAGAGTCGGTTCCCTAAGCATTAATGACAGGAGGCAGTTTCCATTTCAATATTCTAAGAAATGGTTGACATCACCTGATGCGTTTCAAATATCAATTTCTTTGCCGATGCAGGAAGAAATTTTTCCACATAACAAAGTAAAATCATTTTTTTCCAATCTGTTACCTGAAGCTGCCGTTAGAATATTAATCGCGAAACAACTTGGAATTTTCGATAAAAATGATTTTATGCTTCTCAAACGTATTGGGGGAGAGTGTGCCGGGGCACAGGAAAAACTGGCACTTTTCTACAGGGAGTCAGTTTGTATCAAAAGTTTAATTAATAAGGTATTTTCTTCCGATCAAAAGAAGATGTTTCAAAAAGGCCAGAAAAAAGGAATCAAAATAGAAGAAAGGACAATCACAATTATATTCAGCGGCAGCCCTATTTTTATGTAA